A genome region from Leptospiraceae bacterium includes the following:
- the trpD gene encoding anthranilate phosphoribosyltransferase: MNITSLLHKSVAGNSLTEEEAYFFMTSIMKGEVSDIILSSFLTSIRMRNETGDELVGFVRAMRESCVKINSHFDFEYLDTCGTGGDEKKSINISTLSAITLGSLGIKIAKHGNRSVSSLCGSSDLLSALEYNVSVPHEDAAKRLTEKGFTFLFAPDWHPSMKFAGETRKQLGFRTVFNILGPMSNPFAPPFQILGVYNSELLPKVMHVLTRLGAKAAIVCNSVDGFDEFSIFADTKYLLYKDGEVSEHLFSPDSLSINNIKDEEIFCSSKEDAINLSKRILSGQIITGSYAVALNSGAALFLMGKAGTIKEGFQMALAQLKSGKVMDYFLNLKN; the protein is encoded by the coding sequence TTGAACATAACTTCTTTATTACACAAATCAGTCGCGGGAAATTCTCTTACAGAAGAAGAAGCATATTTTTTCATGACTTCCATTATGAAAGGGGAAGTTAGTGATATTATTTTATCTTCTTTTTTAACTTCCATTCGAATGCGAAATGAAACTGGGGATGAGTTAGTAGGATTTGTACGTGCAATGAGAGAGTCCTGCGTTAAAATAAATTCACATTTTGATTTTGAATATCTGGATACTTGTGGAACTGGTGGAGATGAAAAAAAATCTATCAATATTTCTACATTATCTGCTATAACACTAGGATCCTTAGGAATTAAAATTGCAAAACACGGTAACAGATCAGTATCCTCTCTTTGTGGTTCTAGTGATTTGCTAAGTGCATTAGAGTATAATGTGAGTGTTCCGCATGAGGATGCTGCCAAAAGATTAACCGAAAAAGGTTTTACATTTTTATTTGCACCAGATTGGCATCCGTCTATGAAGTTTGCCGGAGAAACTCGTAAACAATTAGGTTTTAGAACTGTGTTTAATATTTTAGGTCCGATGAGTAATCCATTTGCGCCCCCGTTTCAAATTCTTGGAGTATATAACTCAGAATTACTTCCGAAAGTGATGCATGTTTTAACCCGTCTCGGAGCGAAAGCGGCTATCGTCTGTAATTCGGTAGATGGATTTGATGAATTTTCTATATTTGCTGATACTAAGTATTTATTGTATAAGGATGGCGAAGTTTCAGAACATCTGTTTAGTCCAGATTCACTTTCTATAAATAACATAAAAGACGAAGAGATATTTTGTTCCTCCAAAGAAGATGCTATTAATCTTTCCAAAAGGATTCTTTCTGGCCAAATTATCACTGGGAGTTATGCTGTGGCTTTGAATAGTGGAGCAGCTTTATTTTTGATG